In Arthrobacter sp. SLBN-83, one DNA window encodes the following:
- a CDS encoding molybdopterin-dependent oxidoreductase → MAIEINGTPAGAAPRPGQCLRTFLREQGNTGVKKGCDGGDCGACTVHVDGTPVHSCIYPAVRAEGHAVTTIEGLAAASSADGDLHPVQQQFMERQGFQCGFCTAGMVMTAATFDDEQKDNLPRNLKGNLCRCTGYRAIADAVCGEAGHPNPAGQGSGIAGEGQPDPEPGRLGDDVPAPASRAVVTGASRYTLDLPVEQQQALLHLKILRSPYAHARVVAIDKEAALQVPGVVAVFTHEDAPEQLFSTAQHELFTDDPDDTRVLDDMVRFRGQRVAAVVAESVGAAEAGVRALTVEYEELPAVFSPQDALLPGAPLVHGDKDAFAARISRPDRNVVAELHSELGNVADGFAAADFIHEQTYQTQRVQHVALETHAAIASVDADGRLQVRTSSQVPFLVRRTLCRVFGLDEDKVHVVAGRVGGGFGGKQEVLTEDLVALAALKLQRPVQLELTRTEQFTATTTRHPFTIKLKAGAGRDGRLTAMELDVVTNTGAYGNHGPGVMFHGCGESLAVYNCANKKVDAHSVYTNTVPAGAFRGYGLSQMIFAIESAMDELAAGIGMDPLEFRRRNMVREGDHMLSTQPDPEEDVHYGSYGLDQCLDLVRDALDRGKARYREAGLDDLGPDWMVGEGTALSMIDTVPPRGHFAHSHVRLLPDGTYQADVGTAEFGNGTTTVHAQLAATALSTEAARVAVRQSDTDLVEHDTGAFGSAGTVVAGKATLAAAEELAVRIRAFAAGIRQTQASACVLDGDAVVIDGTRVALADLARAAADAGVELAAEGRWGGTPRSVAFNVHGFRVAVNRGTGELKILQSVQAADAGVVVNPRQCRGQIEGGIAQALGATLYEEVVVDDAGKVTTDILRQYHIPTFADVPRSEVYFADTNDKLGPLGAKSMSESPFNPVAPALANAIRNATGVRFTSLPIARDRIYLGLKEAGLVPKLEHVTS, encoded by the coding sequence ATGGCCATCGAGATCAATGGCACCCCCGCCGGCGCCGCACCCCGGCCCGGCCAGTGCCTGCGCACGTTCCTGCGGGAGCAGGGCAACACCGGCGTCAAAAAAGGCTGCGACGGCGGTGACTGCGGCGCCTGCACCGTGCACGTGGACGGAACGCCGGTCCACAGCTGCATCTACCCGGCCGTCCGGGCGGAGGGGCATGCGGTCACCACCATTGAGGGGTTGGCTGCTGCTTCCAGTGCTGACGGGGACTTGCATCCGGTGCAGCAGCAGTTCATGGAGCGGCAGGGTTTCCAGTGCGGGTTCTGCACGGCGGGCATGGTGATGACGGCGGCCACGTTCGACGACGAACAAAAGGACAACCTGCCCCGGAACCTTAAGGGCAATCTCTGCCGGTGCACCGGCTACCGTGCCATCGCCGACGCGGTCTGCGGAGAGGCCGGCCATCCGAATCCGGCCGGGCAGGGGTCCGGCATCGCGGGGGAGGGGCAGCCGGATCCTGAGCCGGGCCGGTTGGGCGACGACGTTCCCGCGCCGGCCAGCCGGGCAGTTGTCACCGGCGCCTCCCGCTACACACTGGACCTCCCGGTGGAACAGCAGCAGGCACTGCTGCACCTGAAGATCCTGCGCTCACCGTATGCCCACGCGCGGGTTGTAGCCATCGACAAGGAGGCGGCACTGCAGGTGCCTGGGGTGGTGGCGGTCTTCACCCACGAGGACGCGCCGGAGCAGCTGTTTTCCACGGCCCAGCACGAGCTCTTCACCGACGACCCCGACGACACCCGGGTACTCGATGACATGGTGCGGTTCCGCGGGCAGCGGGTGGCCGCCGTCGTGGCCGAATCGGTGGGCGCTGCCGAAGCCGGCGTGCGGGCGCTGACGGTTGAATATGAGGAACTGCCCGCCGTCTTTTCCCCACAGGACGCGCTGCTTCCCGGCGCGCCGCTGGTACATGGGGACAAGGACGCCTTCGCGGCCCGCATCTCCCGGCCGGACCGGAACGTGGTGGCGGAGCTGCACTCCGAGCTGGGAAACGTGGCCGATGGTTTCGCCGCCGCCGACTTCATCCACGAACAGACCTACCAGACCCAGCGGGTGCAGCACGTCGCGCTGGAGACTCACGCGGCCATCGCCTCGGTGGATGCTGACGGGCGGCTGCAGGTCCGCACCTCCAGCCAGGTCCCGTTCCTGGTCCGGCGGACGCTGTGCAGGGTGTTCGGCCTGGACGAGGACAAGGTGCACGTGGTGGCCGGGCGTGTGGGCGGTGGCTTCGGCGGCAAACAGGAAGTCCTCACCGAGGACCTCGTGGCGCTCGCGGCCCTGAAACTGCAACGGCCGGTCCAGCTGGAACTCACCCGCACGGAGCAGTTCACCGCCACCACCACCCGGCACCCATTCACCATCAAGCTGAAGGCGGGCGCCGGCAGGGACGGCAGGCTGACGGCCATGGAGCTGGACGTCGTGACCAACACCGGTGCCTACGGCAACCACGGCCCCGGCGTCATGTTCCACGGCTGCGGTGAATCGCTGGCCGTGTACAACTGCGCCAACAAGAAGGTGGACGCACACTCGGTGTACACCAACACTGTTCCGGCCGGGGCGTTCCGCGGCTACGGGCTGAGCCAGATGATTTTCGCCATCGAGTCCGCCATGGATGAGCTGGCGGCCGGAATCGGGATGGATCCGCTGGAGTTCCGCCGCCGGAACATGGTCCGTGAGGGCGACCACATGCTGTCCACCCAGCCGGATCCGGAGGAGGACGTCCACTACGGCAGCTACGGCCTGGACCAGTGCCTGGACCTGGTCCGCGACGCCCTGGACCGCGGCAAGGCCCGCTACCGGGAAGCAGGCCTGGATGACCTTGGCCCGGACTGGATGGTGGGTGAGGGCACAGCGCTGTCCATGATCGACACGGTGCCGCCGCGGGGGCACTTTGCCCATTCCCACGTCCGGCTCCTGCCGGACGGAACGTACCAGGCCGACGTCGGGACCGCCGAGTTTGGCAACGGCACCACCACGGTACATGCCCAGTTGGCCGCCACCGCCTTGTCCACGGAGGCGGCCAGGGTGGCGGTGCGGCAATCCGACACGGACCTGGTGGAGCACGATACCGGTGCGTTCGGCTCGGCCGGCACCGTGGTGGCCGGCAAGGCCACGCTGGCCGCGGCGGAAGAGCTGGCCGTGCGAATTCGGGCCTTTGCGGCCGGAATTCGGCAGACGCAGGCGTCCGCCTGTGTCCTGGACGGCGACGCCGTGGTGATTGATGGAACCCGCGTGGCACTGGCTGACCTGGCGCGGGCTGCCGCGGATGCCGGCGTCGAACTTGCTGCCGAGGGCCGCTGGGGTGGCACCCCGCGCTCCGTGGCGTTCAACGTGCACGGCTTCCGGGTGGCGGTGAACCGCGGCACCGGTGAACTGAAGATCCTGCAAAGCGTGCAGGCGGCGGACGCCGGCGTGGTGGTCAACCCGCGCCAGTGCCGCGGCCAGATCGAAGGTGGGATCGCGCAGGCCCTGGGTGCCACGCTGTACGAGGAGGTCGTAGTGGACGACGCCGGCAAGGTCACCACGGACATCCTGCGGCAGTACCACATCCCTACTTTCGCGGACGTGCCGCGCAGCGAGGTGTACTTCGCCGATACCAACGACAAGCTGGGGCCGCTGGGGGCCAAGTCGATGAGCGAAAGCCCGTTCAACCCCGTGGCGCCGGCGCTTGCCAATGCCATCCGGAACGCCACGGGAGTGCGGTTCACATCTCTGCCCATCGCCCGGGACCGGATCTACTTGGGGCTCAAGGAAGCGGGACTGGTGCCCAAGCTGGAGCACGTGACTTCCTAG
- a CDS encoding HEAT repeat domain-containing protein has product MSKRSDYREVLESLPPGEWTAYLNAESGLPGPRANLELAAAFADVAEPDLVRLCAGSPDEYLALCGAVGLGRLLVEGDSDAAATLRALAGDDRWRVREGVAMALQRLGDVDMPALWALAERWVDGGPLVQRAVAAGICEPRLLHGPEDAAKAVEILDRITASVEGTDPASRRSEQFRVLRQGLGYCWSVAAAAEPASGFGHLAKWAGSQDKDVRWIVRENLRKARLHKADPSAAERLAAVLEKSGE; this is encoded by the coding sequence GTGAGCAAACGGTCGGATTACCGGGAGGTGCTGGAATCGCTTCCGCCTGGGGAGTGGACCGCCTACCTGAACGCTGAGTCCGGCCTGCCTGGGCCCAGGGCCAACCTCGAACTGGCGGCGGCGTTTGCCGACGTGGCGGAGCCGGACCTGGTCCGGCTGTGCGCCGGGAGCCCGGACGAGTACCTTGCCCTGTGCGGCGCTGTTGGTCTCGGCCGGCTGCTTGTGGAGGGCGATTCTGATGCTGCCGCTACCCTCCGGGCGCTGGCGGGAGACGACCGCTGGCGGGTGCGTGAGGGAGTGGCCATGGCCCTGCAGCGCCTGGGGGATGTGGATATGCCCGCCTTGTGGGCCCTGGCGGAACGGTGGGTGGACGGCGGTCCGCTGGTGCAGCGTGCCGTGGCGGCCGGGATCTGTGAACCGCGGTTGCTTCACGGTCCGGAGGATGCCGCCAAGGCGGTTGAGATCCTCGACAGGATTACCGCTTCGGTGGAAGGAACAGACCCTGCGTCCCGGAGGTCGGAGCAGTTCCGGGTGCTGCGCCAGGGGCTTGGATACTGCTGGAGCGTTGCCGCTGCCGCTGAGCCGGCCAGTGGCTTCGGGCACCTCGCGAAGTGGGCAGGCAGCCAGGACAAGGACGTGCGCTGGATCGTCCGCGAAAACCTTCGAAAAGCCCGCCTTCATAAAGCAGATCCGTCTGCAGCAGAGCGTTTGGCCGCGGTCCTCGAAAAGTCCGGCGAATGA
- a CDS encoding uracil-DNA glycosylase — MMASGIAAFVERLAAVELGPACTNFFNHAVPENALRRRNLELYLQEMLDRQPKVLLVGEAPGFRGMRITGVPFTNRVILGGPANSFGLFGPGKGYVLPPEAAGVAAEPTATVLWQVLEEVGALPLLWSAFPWHTHQPGKPLSNRTPRPSETMLGTPFWQELAELFGTTSIVAVGNVAQHSLQRSGLTVPKIRHPAHGGRSGFKQGLEQLLESGMQV; from the coding sequence ATGATGGCGTCCGGTATTGCGGCGTTCGTTGAGCGGCTTGCGGCCGTGGAGCTGGGACCTGCGTGCACCAACTTCTTCAACCATGCGGTTCCGGAGAATGCCCTGCGGAGGCGCAACCTGGAGCTCTACCTGCAGGAGATGCTGGACCGGCAGCCCAAGGTTCTGTTGGTAGGGGAAGCGCCCGGTTTCCGGGGCATGCGAATCACGGGCGTGCCCTTTACCAACAGGGTAATCCTCGGAGGCCCCGCCAACAGCTTCGGGCTGTTTGGTCCGGGCAAGGGGTACGTGCTGCCGCCCGAAGCTGCAGGGGTGGCTGCCGAGCCAACGGCGACGGTGCTGTGGCAGGTGCTGGAAGAGGTCGGGGCCCTGCCACTGCTGTGGAGCGCCTTCCCCTGGCACACGCACCAGCCAGGTAAGCCCTTATCCAACCGCACGCCCAGGCCTTCGGAGACGATGCTGGGGACTCCCTTCTGGCAGGAGTTGGCGGAACTGTTCGGTACTACCTCCATAGTGGCGGTGGGCAACGTGGCCCAGCACAGCTTGCAGCGCAGCGGCCTCACTGTGCCCAAGATCAGGCATCCTGCCCATGGGGGCAGGTCAGGCTTCAAACAGGGGCTGGAACAGTTGTTGGAAAGTGGGATGCAGGTTTGA
- a CDS encoding aldo/keto reductase, with product MEQRILGKTGRNVSIVGLGTWQLGADWGNVDPAQAQAILAASVEAGVTLFDTADVYGDGKSEQAIGKFLADNPGLGITVATKMGRRMEQRPENYTLANFRQWVDRSRKNLDMDTLDLVQLHCPPTLVYSNNEVYDALDTLVAEGAIRNYGVSVERTDEALEAIRHEGTASVQIILNAFRLKPLDEVLPAAKAAGVGIIARVPLASGLLSGKYTKDTTFAENDHRNYNRQGEAFDVGETFSGVDYELGLKAVKEFEQLVPSGATTAQAAIAWIAAQDGVTTVIPGARNVEQARANAAAATVSVGKEFDDGVRWIYDHYFRESIHPRW from the coding sequence ATGGAACAGCGGATTTTAGGCAAGACCGGACGGAACGTCTCCATCGTGGGGCTCGGCACCTGGCAGCTCGGCGCGGACTGGGGCAACGTGGATCCGGCACAGGCGCAGGCCATCCTCGCAGCCTCGGTGGAGGCCGGCGTCACCCTCTTTGACACCGCCGACGTATACGGCGACGGCAAGAGCGAGCAGGCCATCGGGAAGTTCCTGGCGGACAACCCTGGCCTCGGCATCACCGTGGCCACCAAGATGGGCCGGCGCATGGAACAGCGGCCGGAGAACTACACCCTGGCCAACTTCCGCCAGTGGGTTGACCGCTCGCGGAAGAACCTGGACATGGACACCCTGGACCTGGTCCAGCTGCACTGCCCGCCCACCCTGGTGTACAGCAACAACGAAGTTTATGACGCCCTCGATACGCTCGTGGCCGAAGGTGCCATCCGCAATTACGGCGTGAGTGTGGAACGCACGGACGAGGCCCTCGAAGCCATCCGGCACGAAGGAACGGCCTCCGTCCAGATCATCCTCAACGCCTTCCGCCTCAAACCGCTGGACGAGGTCCTGCCCGCCGCCAAGGCCGCAGGAGTGGGCATCATTGCCCGAGTGCCGCTGGCGTCCGGGCTGCTGTCCGGCAAGTACACCAAGGACACCACGTTCGCGGAGAACGACCACCGCAACTACAACCGCCAGGGCGAGGCCTTTGACGTCGGGGAGACCTTCTCTGGTGTGGACTACGAGTTGGGCCTGAAAGCCGTGAAGGAGTTCGAGCAGCTGGTGCCTTCCGGCGCTACCACGGCGCAGGCGGCGATTGCGTGGATCGCGGCCCAGGACGGCGTCACCACCGTCATCCCTGGCGCACGTAACGTGGAGCAGGCCCGCGCCAACGCTGCCGCGGCCACGGTCAGCGTGGGCAAGGAGTTCGACGACGGCGTCCGCTGGATCTACGACCACTACTTCCGCGAGTCCATCCACCCGCGCTGGTAA
- a CDS encoding HNH endonuclease signature motif containing protein, translating to MGRAAVVKAYSDIRAALAVLNAEVDGCGSEAFSVADPLAGSADGCLDVLAGAREVEAGFAGLKAKAAVKYAESASVVAGPNVPVQAQEMAVAAEIGCVLALGPRAASSFLAASHAIVSSLPRTFEGLQAGTLSWQHAVVMADEAACLDAAGAAALEAHFLDPAAPDAARGCPAGEMPAHRFRAKARTWRERHHAESIEKRHAKGVADRRVEFRPEQDGMAWLSACLPAAQALAGWNRLTAMSRSLQGPQESRTMAQLRADTFAEAVLGSGRAGGVLGVGAGEAADAGRQPWSSPIRAQVLVTVPVFSLMGLTDEPAMLDGYGPIPPSVARDLVANGATSFYRVLVDPRDGAPLEIGRKSYRVTGAMRAWLRMRDGKCPFPGCSNNSLDNDADHILAWANGGPTGISNLGQPCPKHHKLRHATGWKPTPATKNEPPGWLSPTGRHYQSEHQDWEPTHWPALRNRDQVPGEGALGALSDLVHLDISPAENWLERILHAPTA from the coding sequence ATGGGAAGGGCGGCGGTGGTTAAGGCTTATTCGGACATCCGGGCTGCCCTTGCTGTGCTCAATGCTGAGGTTGACGGGTGCGGTTCTGAGGCGTTTTCGGTGGCTGATCCGTTGGCTGGTTCGGCTGATGGGTGCCTGGACGTTCTGGCTGGTGCCCGGGAGGTTGAGGCCGGGTTCGCTGGTTTGAAGGCGAAGGCTGCGGTGAAGTACGCGGAGAGCGCCTCTGTTGTTGCCGGGCCGAATGTGCCGGTGCAGGCGCAGGAGATGGCGGTCGCGGCGGAGATCGGGTGTGTGCTGGCGTTGGGGCCGCGGGCTGCGTCATCGTTCCTGGCTGCTTCGCACGCCATTGTTTCCTCGTTGCCGCGGACCTTTGAGGGCCTGCAGGCCGGGACGTTGTCGTGGCAGCATGCGGTGGTGATGGCGGATGAGGCGGCCTGCCTTGATGCTGCGGGGGCGGCGGCGTTGGAGGCGCATTTCCTTGACCCTGCGGCCCCGGATGCTGCGCGGGGGTGCCCTGCCGGTGAGATGCCGGCGCACCGGTTTCGGGCCAAGGCCAGGACGTGGCGGGAACGCCACCATGCGGAGAGCATTGAGAAGCGCCATGCCAAGGGGGTGGCGGATCGGCGGGTGGAGTTCCGGCCGGAGCAGGACGGGATGGCGTGGCTGTCCGCGTGTCTGCCGGCGGCTCAGGCGTTGGCCGGGTGGAACCGGCTCACCGCAATGTCCCGGTCACTCCAAGGCCCCCAGGAGTCCCGCACCATGGCCCAGTTGCGGGCCGACACGTTCGCCGAGGCGGTCCTCGGCAGTGGCAGGGCCGGTGGGGTGCTTGGTGTTGGCGCAGGTGAAGCTGCCGATGCCGGGCGGCAGCCGTGGTCTTCGCCGATCCGGGCGCAGGTTCTGGTCACGGTTCCGGTGTTCTCCCTGATGGGGTTGACCGATGAACCGGCGATGTTGGATGGGTACGGGCCGATCCCGCCGTCGGTGGCCCGGGATTTGGTCGCGAACGGGGCGACGTCGTTTTACCGGGTGTTGGTGGATCCGCGGGACGGTGCACCCCTGGAGATCGGGCGGAAAAGCTACCGGGTGACCGGTGCGATGCGGGCCTGGTTGCGGATGCGGGACGGCAAGTGCCCGTTCCCGGGGTGCAGCAACAACTCCCTGGACAACGACGCCGACCACATCCTGGCCTGGGCCAACGGCGGCCCCACTGGGATATCGAACCTGGGACAGCCCTGCCCCAAACACCACAAACTCCGCCACGCCACTGGCTGGAAACCCACGCCTGCCACAAAGAACGAGCCACCCGGCTGGCTCTCACCAACGGGCCGCCACTACCAAAGCGAACACCAGGATTGGGAACCCACCCACTGGCCTGCCCTTCGCAACCGGGACCAGGTACCGGGGGAGGGAGCGCTTGGCGCACTTTCGGATCTCGTGCACCTCGACATATCCCCGGCAGAAAATTGGCTGGAGCGGATCCTGCACGCCCCAACCGCCTGA
- a CDS encoding FAD binding domain-containing protein: MDMNTIEAVVRTTDPAQWRDGDAWLAGGTVLFSYGSYAFGPQPLTRLLDLGDAGWTPITVTDDGIELAATCTIAELYKLPVSPAAAGRSWPGLDLVRACCDSFVASFKIWNMSTVGGNLCTSLPAGPIISLCAGLDGTATILGPGGTSRRVPVADFITGDATNCLAPGELVRSVHLPASALASRAAFRRLSLSNLGRSGALLIGRLDGGASLVLTVTAATKRPVQLRFDGLPDPDRLAAALDDAIPVELYHDDIHGLPAWRRDMTYRLAEEIRAELAAPEGTPGLAFSGDFWPPLNAGAPASGSTALSKGA, encoded by the coding sequence ATGGACATGAACACCATCGAGGCGGTGGTCCGCACCACCGACCCCGCACAATGGCGCGACGGCGATGCCTGGCTGGCCGGCGGCACGGTCCTGTTCTCGTACGGCAGCTACGCCTTTGGACCCCAGCCGCTCACCCGGCTCCTGGACCTCGGCGACGCCGGCTGGACGCCCATCACAGTCACCGACGACGGTATAGAGCTGGCTGCCACCTGCACCATCGCCGAACTGTACAAGCTTCCGGTGTCACCAGCGGCGGCAGGCCGCTCCTGGCCCGGGCTGGACCTGGTCCGCGCGTGCTGCGATTCGTTCGTGGCCTCCTTCAAGATCTGGAACATGTCCACCGTGGGCGGCAACCTCTGCACCTCCCTGCCCGCAGGGCCCATCATCTCGCTCTGCGCCGGGCTGGACGGCACGGCCACCATCCTCGGGCCGGGCGGCACCAGCCGGCGGGTCCCGGTGGCGGACTTCATCACCGGGGATGCGACAAACTGCCTGGCACCCGGCGAGCTGGTCCGCAGCGTCCACCTGCCGGCGTCGGCCCTTGCTTCCCGCGCGGCCTTCCGCCGGCTGTCCCTGAGCAACCTGGGCCGGTCCGGGGCGCTGCTCATTGGAAGGCTCGACGGCGGCGCCTCCCTGGTGCTGACCGTCACCGCCGCCACCAAGCGTCCGGTCCAGCTGCGCTTCGACGGGCTGCCGGATCCAGACCGGCTGGCCGCTGCATTGGACGATGCCATTCCGGTAGAGCTTTATCACGACGACATCCACGGCCTGCCTGCCTGGCGCCGGGACATGACCTACCGGCTGGCCGAGGAAATCCGCGCGGAGCTGGCAGCGCCCGAGGGGACGCCGGGGCTGGCGTTCTCCGGTGACTTCTGGCCGCCCCTCAATGCCGGTGCGCCGGCATCCGGTTCCACCGCACTTTCGAAAGGGGCCTGA
- the nboR gene encoding nicotine blue oxidoreductase — protein MKNTDAPGPAGPTGHGVTGVVLAAGAGTRLGLGPKALLPYRGRPLVESVANALLDGGCREVVVVLGAGASEVQSAASLDRFRVVDNAEWQTGMGSSFLLGNQAADPGSHLLIALVDQPGLTPETVARLLARHRQGRITAAAYRRRDSSDGGQAALRRGHPLLIDASLRDAVCATVTGDAGARGFLRSHPDLVDEVDCSDQSSGEDVDTPDQLGLLR, from the coding sequence ATGAAGAACACGGACGCGCCCGGACCCGCAGGCCCGACTGGCCACGGGGTGACTGGCGTCGTCCTTGCGGCCGGAGCGGGCACCCGCCTGGGACTGGGACCGAAGGCCCTGCTGCCCTACCGGGGCCGGCCGCTGGTGGAGTCCGTCGCCAACGCACTGCTCGACGGTGGCTGCCGGGAAGTGGTGGTGGTCCTAGGGGCAGGAGCGTCTGAAGTCCAGTCGGCAGCCAGCCTCGACCGCTTCCGCGTAGTGGACAACGCGGAATGGCAGACGGGCATGGGCAGCTCATTCCTACTCGGAAACCAAGCCGCGGATCCCGGAAGCCACCTTTTGATAGCGCTTGTGGACCAGCCCGGACTGACCCCCGAAACAGTGGCACGGTTGCTGGCCCGGCACCGTCAGGGGAGGATAACCGCCGCCGCGTACCGCCGTCGTGATTCCAGCGACGGCGGTCAGGCGGCATTGCGCCGCGGGCATCCCCTGCTCATTGACGCATCCCTGCGGGATGCCGTGTGCGCAACGGTGACGGGCGACGCCGGGGCACGCGGCTTCCTGCGCTCCCACCCGGATCTGGTGGACGAAGTGGACTGCAGCGACCAATCCAGCGGCGAGGACGTCGATACGCCGGACCAACTGGGCCTTCTCCGCTAA